Proteins co-encoded in one Papaver somniferum cultivar HN1 chromosome 5, ASM357369v1, whole genome shotgun sequence genomic window:
- the LOC113282042 gene encoding myosin-binding protein 2-like, protein MAGNKFATMLHRNTHKITLILVYAILEWILIYLLLLNSSFSYLIMKFANYFGLKPPCLFCSRIDHVLDSKKKSYTDLICENHCNEISSLSYCSKHRKLTTDRCCEDEEDDDFDIKDERNRVLDEDEHNQILCDDVNEQLKKIEDFITERDLDFCVEGMDLVLQPCSTPKVSELQDSSPDMINLKSEDGFDFGTDRFIPVELIDSTTLKTQESRENENVKERDWEGILSTELGNEKAEEKAEEMGILLVEKMAQIIAMVESMDMSKDLNLDSVEESDVNCVSQGTKSLYGEEGNDVELVMVALDDSAQHSEAKEETESESLTENEMSDEESSDNHTQLDSEQIVSLPCSIPADAFTAMSDQQADKHSEEPKDIDSKMSTNETKIMNLIEEELPTQLNNHTEDEETISAQPCAQALTNECYGKDTDSDTLVAKKDQASEHLVLKDDDDTKSMSLIEKEMTVPVNNQAEEQISSLPCSEENHLDTDAFMAENDQGSEHTEEVNDIEERSGLVERIEQPITTTRQLSIATSECDEVDEEKGPETPTFVNGLHNLHMKFFDMEKKESGTEASTDGSVIVESENGGDGNMTIEKLKSALKAEHKALTALYAELEEERSASAIAANQTMAMITRLQEEKSAMQMEALQYQRMMDEQSEYDQEALQLLNELMVKREREKQEMEKELEIYRKKVLLYENEKKMMRRKSNSGRSGTSSASGNATDSEELSVDLNQENTDEFNFYAHQDSHTNRVLNLDEAALESSKQLSTLDESLADFEEERQSILEQLKALEEKLFTLEDDEHEEGEQLFEDTKANEHLSEANGTESNKNHDESHEEEIVNGHLNDYKKHYGEKTHGGAKARKLLPLFDEAIDVENEDEFTNDEHEAGSYAVFSPNSSMSKFTSDEKKLALVEEVDHVYERLHALEADREFLKHCLTSLKKGGKGMDLLQEILQHLRDLRNVDLHVRNMSDASLNQSFSH, encoded by the exons ATGGCAGGAAATAAGTTTGCAACTATGTTGCATAGAAACACACATAAAATAACTTTAATCCTTGTGTATGCCATTCTTGAATGGATTCTGATATACCTTCTTTTACTAAACTCTTCGTTTTCCTATCTGATTATGAAATTTGCAAATTATTTTGGTTTGAAACCACCTTGTTTGTTTTGTTCAAGAATTGATCATGTACTTGActccaaaaaaaaatcatacacGGATCTTATTTGTGAGAATCATTGTAATGAGATTTCAAGCTTGAGTTATTGTTCTAAGCATAGAAAATTGACAACGGATCGTTGTTGCGAAGACGAAGAAGACGATGATTTCGACATCAAAGATGAGAGAAACAGAGTACTTGATGAAGATGAACATAATCAGATTCTCTGTGATGATGTCAATGAACAACTTAAGAAAATTGAAGACTTTATTACAGAAAGGGATTTAGATTTCTGTGTTGAAGGTATGGATTTAGTTCTTCAGCCATGTTCTACTCCTAAAGTTTCTGAATTGCAAGATTCATCTCCTGATATGATCAATTTGAAATCAGAAGATGGTTTTGATTTTGGTACGGATAGATTCATTCCTGTTGAGTTAATTGATTCTACTACTCTGAAGACTCAAGAATCCAGAGAAAATGAGAATGTAAAAGAGAGGGATTGGGAAGGGATTTTGAGTACTGAATTAGGAAATGAAAAGGCTGAAGAAAAAGCTGAAGAAATGGGGATTCTTTTGGTGGAGAAAATGGCACAAATTATAGCAATGGTTGAATCCATGGATATGAGTAAGGATCTTAATCTTGATTCAGTGGAGGAATCTGATGTGAATTGTGTTAGTCAAGGaacaaaatctttgtatggtgAGGAGggtaatgatgttgaattggtaatGGTAGCATTGGATGATTCAGCTCAACACTCAG AAGCCAAGGAGGAAACCGAATCGGAGAGCTTAACAGAGAATGAAATGTCCGATGAGGAATCGTCGGATAACCATACTCAACTCGACTCTGAACAAATTGTATCATTGCCATGTTCTATTCCGGCAGATGCGTTCACAGCTATGAGTGACCAGCAAGCTGATAAACATTCAG AAGAACCTAAAGATATTGACTCGAAAATGTCTACCAATGAAACTAAAATCATGAACTTGATAGAGGAAGAACTGCCTACCCAATTGAACAACCATactgaagatgaagaaacaaTCTCAGCACAGCCTTGTGCACAAGCTCTGACGAATGAGTGTTATGGGAAGGATACTGATTCAGATACTTTGGTAGCTAAGAAAGACCAAGCTAGTGAACATTTAG TACTTAAAGACGATGATGATACAAAATCCATGAGCTTAATAGAGAAAGAGATGACTGTTCCAGTAAACAACCAAGCTGAGGAGCAAATTTCGTCATTGCCATGCTCAGAAGAAAATCATTTGGACACAGATGCGTTCATGGCGGAGAATGACCAAG GTTCCGAGCACACCGAGGAAGTGAATGATATCGAAGAAAGAAGCGGTTTAGTTGAGAGAATTGAACAACCAATAACTACTACCCGTCAACTATCTATAGCAACTTCGGAATGCGACGAAGTTGACGAGGAAAAGGGGCCTGAAACGCCAACTTTTGTGAACGGTCTTCACAATTTACACATGAAATTCTTCGATATGGAGAAAAAGGAATCAGGAACTGAGGCATCTACAGATGGAAGTGTAATTGTTGAGTCAGAAAATGGTGGTGATGGGAATATGACAATCGAAAAGTTGAAATCAGCATTGAAAGCAGAACATAAAGCTCTAACCGCATTATATGCAGAACTAGAAGAAGAGAGAAGTGCATCTGCAATAGCTGCTAACCAGACCATGGCAATGATAACAAGGCTCCAAGAAGAGAAATCTGCAATGCAGATGGAAGCATTACAGTACCAGAGGATGATGGACGAACAATCCGAGTATGATCAAGAAGCTTTGCAGCTATTAAACGAGCTTAtggtgaagagagaaagagagaagcaAGAAATGGAGAAGGAATTggaaatatacagaaagaaggttCTTCTCTAtgagaatgagaagaagatgatgagaagGAAGAGCAATAGTGGAAGAAGTGGAACCTCTTCTGCTTCTGGAAATGCTACGGATAGCGAAGAGCTGTCTGTGGATCTTAATCAAGAAAACACCGatgaattcaacttttatgcCCATCAAGATAGTCATACTAATAGAGTACTAAATTTGGACGAGGCGGCGTTAGAAAGCTCAAAGCAATTGAGCACTCTTGACGAGTCATTGgcagattttgaagaagaaaggcaATCTATTCTGGAACAGCTCAAGGCATTAGAGGAGAAGCTTTTCACATTGGAAGACGATGAACATGAAGAGGGGGAGCAGTTATTTGAGGATACAAAAGCGAACGAGCATTTATCAGAAGCGAATGGAACGGAATCTAACAAGAATCATGATGAATCTCATGAAGAAGAGATCGTCAACGGTCACTTGAATGATTATAAGAAACACTATGGGGAGAAAACACATGGTGGTGCCAAGGCAAGGAAGCTCCTTCCTCTATTCGATGAGGCCATTGATGTCGAAAATGAGGATGAATTTACAAACGACGAGCATGAAGCGGGGTCCTATGCTGTTTTCTCACCAAACTCTTCTATGTCAAAGTTTACTTCGGATGAGAAGAAACTTGCTCTGGTAGAGGAAGTTGATCATGTTTATGAGAGGTTGCATGCTCTAGAAGCCGACAGAGAGTTCTTGAAACATTGTTTAACTTCTTTAAAGAAAGGAGGCAAAGGTATGGATCTTCTCCAGGAGATATTACAACATCTCCGCGATCTAAGGAATGTCGATCTTCATGTACGCAATATGAGTGATGCTTCATTGAACCAAAGCTTCTCGCACTAg